A single genomic interval of Phycisphaeraceae bacterium harbors:
- a CDS encoding thioredoxin family protein, giving the protein MFDSASFLFRLPRAVITTLALGMGLLLLAGVEAGEAAAQGPPASGGRPGGQGGGGGFGIPGIGSVQAPVDDSIVRVRAIPARERVIPGDPVPVAIVFDIKPGWHIWTSAVQAARLPAEFSRFDGATYTTIALDSAASSAGVEGLVVGTSFIQWPDYKPSTVSLGEGPQTFAFYEGRVIAYLPIMVAPDAVPGERTIPLLVSVQACDDSSCAMPEDVSVRVALTVLSPSEAAAEQSTGTAQAPGMTQPPGGSSSASQGGSTDTALFAAFDPSVFGRIAAGEAGDEAPLISGAGDDRRVHFNLFVIQFSVDPDGAGVLLLILIALVGGMLLNLTPCVLPVIPLKIMGLTQMAGDRMRAIVLGLAMTGGIIAFWAVLGILMASIRGVDAVSALFQFPLVTLGIGLFIAVMAIAMSGVFTVGLPNWVYAFEPKHDSLKGSFMVGIMTAILSTPCTGPFMGASIGFAQKINSPWLLFGIFIAIGIGMALPYLVLSAFPELVKRVPRAGPASELVKQIMGLLLLAAALYFIGSGVVGLIGHRGYEYWWVVAAVSGFAGLWLMIRTMQITRSPSRRLMFGGVGAVIIAISGAVGHAMAGQVDPLNWSLFSPEAEARARDEGQVVVIKFTAHWCLSCKALEKVALSPPRIVDRLSRPDVKLLTVDITDGDPIQKARLREAESATIPLLLVYAPDGALTLRSDAYTTQQVLDAVNLAAKRGSMARR; this is encoded by the coding sequence ATGTTCGATTCGGCCAGCTTCCTCTTCCGACTGCCCCGGGCGGTCATCACCACGCTCGCCTTGGGAATGGGCCTCCTGCTTCTGGCGGGCGTCGAGGCTGGCGAGGCCGCAGCCCAGGGACCACCGGCGTCCGGGGGTCGCCCCGGCGGTCAGGGCGGCGGAGGCGGGTTCGGTATTCCGGGCATAGGCAGTGTGCAGGCCCCTGTTGACGATTCGATCGTCCGAGTTCGCGCCATTCCCGCGCGGGAGCGGGTCATTCCGGGTGATCCGGTGCCGGTGGCCATCGTCTTTGACATCAAGCCGGGCTGGCACATCTGGACCTCGGCCGTTCAGGCGGCCCGACTCCCCGCGGAGTTCTCTCGATTCGATGGCGCGACCTACACCACGATCGCGCTTGATTCAGCGGCGAGCAGCGCTGGTGTCGAGGGGCTTGTGGTCGGCACCTCGTTCATCCAGTGGCCCGACTACAAGCCCTCGACGGTCTCACTGGGCGAAGGGCCTCAGACCTTCGCGTTCTACGAAGGTCGCGTGATCGCGTACCTGCCGATCATGGTCGCGCCAGACGCGGTGCCGGGCGAACGAACAATCCCCCTGCTTGTCAGCGTCCAGGCGTGTGACGACTCCAGTTGTGCGATGCCCGAGGATGTGTCCGTCCGAGTCGCCCTGACCGTGCTTTCGCCGAGTGAAGCTGCTGCGGAGCAGTCAACTGGCACCGCGCAGGCACCAGGCATGACGCAGCCTCCCGGAGGCAGCAGCAGTGCTTCTCAAGGTGGCTCCACCGACACGGCGCTCTTTGCGGCCTTCGATCCCTCAGTTTTCGGAAGGATCGCGGCGGGCGAGGCGGGTGATGAGGCGCCGCTCATCTCCGGAGCTGGTGACGATCGCCGCGTTCACTTCAATCTCTTTGTCATCCAGTTCAGTGTTGACCCCGACGGTGCGGGAGTGCTGCTGCTGATCCTGATCGCGCTCGTCGGCGGCATGCTGCTGAACCTCACGCCGTGCGTGCTGCCGGTGATTCCGCTCAAGATCATGGGGCTCACGCAGATGGCGGGCGATCGCATGCGCGCGATCGTGCTCGGGCTCGCCATGACGGGCGGAATCATCGCGTTCTGGGCCGTGCTGGGCATCCTGATGGCGTCGATTCGGGGTGTCGATGCGGTGAGCGCGCTCTTCCAGTTCCCGCTGGTGACGCTTGGCATCGGACTCTTCATCGCGGTCATGGCCATCGCCATGAGCGGTGTCTTCACGGTGGGCCTCCCCAACTGGGTCTATGCCTTCGAGCCGAAGCATGACTCGCTCAAGGGAAGCTTCATGGTGGGCATCATGACGGCAATTCTGAGCACGCCCTGCACCGGCCCGTTCATGGGCGCGAGCATCGGGTTCGCGCAGAAGATCAACTCACCGTGGCTCCTCTTCGGCATCTTCATCGCGATCGGCATCGGCATGGCGCTGCCCTACCTGGTGCTCTCGGCATTCCCCGAATTGGTGAAGCGGGTGCCGCGTGCGGGACCGGCGAGTGAACTCGTGAAGCAGATCATGGGTCTCCTGCTGCTGGCGGCGGCGCTCTACTTCATCGGATCAGGCGTCGTCGGATTGATCGGCCACCGGGGCTATGAGTACTGGTGGGTGGTGGCCGCGGTCTCGGGATTCGCGGGGCTCTGGCTGATGATCCGAACCATGCAGATCACGCGCTCGCCCTCACGCCGCCTGATGTTCGGCGGCGTTGGCGCGGTGATCATCGCCATCTCCGGCGCCGTCGGGCATGCGATGGCGGGTCAGGTCGATCCGCTCAACTGGAGTCTCTTCTCGCCCGAGGCCGAAGCGCGGGCTCGGGATGAAGGCCAGGTGGTGGTCATCAAGTTCACCGCCCACTGGTGCCTCTCCTGCAAGGCGCTTGAGAAGGTGGCGCTCTCGCCGCCGCGGATTGTCGATCGCCTCTCCCGGCCCGATGTGAAGCTTCTGACGGTTGACATCACCGATGGCGACCCGATTCAGAAGGCGCGATTGCGCGAGGC